A region from the Saccharomonospora azurea NA-128 genome encodes:
- a CDS encoding tryptophan-rich sensory protein, with amino-acid sequence MSRPEHTTTRGHDAVRTAALLLAVVLQTVAGALGGSGALGESVGTVANSYPTLVQPGGAAFSIWSLIYVLSLVLAVRAALPRQRRRDVHRRVGWWLAAAGVLNALWIVVFTQRWTVVAQVVIIALLLVLYAALVRLRDHPATGWADRLFLHTPVGIYTGWVTVATVAGAASTGVALGFTPASPVAVALGTAALAGTTWVAVLTALRVRPAAGYVAAVAWAFAWIAVATASWLVAVVAVAGALTVVLTATRSLWRADDRARFAWG; translated from the coding sequence ATGAGCCGGCCTGAGCACACCACGACGCGCGGGCACGACGCGGTGCGCACTGCGGCCCTGCTCCTCGCCGTGGTTCTGCAGACGGTGGCCGGAGCGCTGGGCGGTAGCGGTGCTCTGGGCGAATCGGTGGGAACGGTCGCGAACTCCTATCCCACGCTGGTCCAGCCCGGTGGGGCGGCGTTCTCGATCTGGAGCCTCATCTACGTACTGAGTCTCGTGCTGGCGGTCCGTGCCGCGCTGCCCCGACAGCGGCGCCGGGACGTGCACCGGCGCGTCGGGTGGTGGCTGGCCGCCGCCGGTGTCCTGAACGCGCTGTGGATCGTGGTCTTCACCCAGCGGTGGACGGTGGTCGCGCAGGTCGTGATCATCGCGTTGTTGCTGGTGCTCTACGCGGCGCTGGTGCGGTTGCGGGACCATCCGGCCACGGGGTGGGCCGACCGGTTGTTCCTGCACACACCCGTCGGCATCTACACGGGCTGGGTCACCGTGGCGACCGTGGCCGGTGCGGCGAGCACCGGGGTGGCGCTCGGTTTTACACCGGCCTCGCCCGTGGCCGTCGCTCTCGGCACGGCAGCCCTGGCGGGCACCACCTGGGTGGCGGTGCTGACGGCGCTGCGCGTGCGCCCGGCCGCGGGCTACGTCGCCGCGGTCGCGTGGGCTTTCGCCTGGATCGCGGTCGCCACCGCGTCGTGGCTGGTGGCCGTGGTGGCCGTCGCGGGAGCGCTGACGGTGGTTCTCACGGCCACCCGCTCGCTGTGGCGCGCGGACGACCGCGCGCGATTCGCGTGGGGGTGA
- a CDS encoding DUF3817 domain-containing protein, producing the protein MLSTPTGRFRLLALAEALSWTGLLIGMFFKYVVVGNDIGVKIFGPIHGAVFVAYVLVCFWVRTPLRWDARTTILALVGSIPPFGSVVFERWALRTGRLDTAADAEAPADVA; encoded by the coding sequence GTGCTCAGTACCCCGACCGGCCGTTTTCGTCTCCTCGCACTGGCCGAGGCCCTGTCGTGGACCGGCCTGCTGATCGGCATGTTCTTCAAGTACGTCGTCGTCGGCAACGACATCGGCGTGAAGATCTTCGGTCCGATCCACGGCGCCGTCTTCGTCGCCTACGTCCTGGTGTGCTTCTGGGTCCGCACACCGCTGCGCTGGGATGCGCGCACCACGATCCTCGCGCTGGTGGGCAGCATCCCGCCGTTCGGCTCGGTCGTGTTCGAGCGGTGGGCGCTGCGGACGGGTCGCCTCGACACCGCAGCCGACGCCGAAGCACCAGCCGACGTCGCCTGA